In Chlorocebus sabaeus isolate Y175 chromosome 11, mChlSab1.0.hap1, whole genome shotgun sequence, one DNA window encodes the following:
- the PGAM5 gene encoding serine/threonine-protein phosphatase PGAM5, mitochondrial isoform X1, with protein MAFRQALQLAACGLAGGSAAVLFSAVAVGKPRAGGDAEPRPAEPPAWAGGARPGPGVWDPNWDRREPLSLINLRKRNVESGEEELASKLDHYKAKATRHIFLIRHSQYHVDGSLEKDRTLTPLGREQAELTGLRLASLGLKFNKIVHSSMTRAIETTDIISRHLPGVCKVSTDLLREGAPIEPDPPVSHWKPEAVQYYEDGARIEAAFRNYIHRADARQEEDSYEIFICHANVIRYIVCRALQFPPEGWLRLSLNNGSITHLVIRPNGRVALRTLGDTGFMPPDKITRS; from the exons ATGGCGTTCCGGCAGGCGCTGCAGCTGGCGGCCTGCGGGCTGGCAGGGGGCTCGGCCGCCGTGCTCTTCTCGGCCGTGGCGGTAGGGAAGCCGCGCGCGGGCGGGGACGCGGAGCCACGCCCGGCTGAGCCGCCGGCCTGGGCGGGGGGCGCGCGGCCGGGCCCCGGCGTCTGGGACCCCAACTGGGACAG GCGAGAACCGCTGTCTCTGATCAACCTGCGGAAGAGGAATGTGGAATCTGGGGAAGAAGAGCTGGCGTCCAAGCTGGACCACTACAAAGCCAAGGCCACACGGCACATCTTCCTCATCAGGCACTCCCAGTACCATGTGGATGGCTCCCTGGAGAAGGACCGCACTCTGACCCCGCTGG GTCGGGAGCAGGCTGAACTCACTGGGCTCCGCCTCGCAAGCTTGGGGTTGAAGTTTAATAAAATCGTCCATTCCTCTATGACGCGCGCCATAGAGACCACTGATATCATCAGCCGGCACCTGCCAG GCGTCTGCAAAGTCAGCACAGACCTGCTGCGGGAAGGCGCCCCCATCGAGCCAGACCCGCCTGTGTCTCACTGGAAGCCAGAAGCTGTG CAGTATTACGAAGACGGAGCCCGGATCGAGGCCGCCTTCCGGAACTACATCCACCGTGCAGATGCCAGGCAGGAGGAGGACAGTTATGAGATCTTTATTTGTCACGCCAACGTCATCCGCTACATCGTATGCAG AGCGCTGCAGTTCCCTCCCGAAGGCTGGCTCCGGCTATCCCTTAACAACGGCAGCATCACCCACCTGGTGATCCGACCCAATGGCCGAGTTGCGCTCAGGACCCTCGGGGACACGGGGTTCATGCCTCCCGACAAGATCACCCGGTCGTGA
- the PGAM5 gene encoding serine/threonine-protein phosphatase PGAM5, mitochondrial isoform X2, with protein sequence MAFRQALQLAACGLAGGSAAVLFSAVAVGKPRAGGDAEPRPAEPPAWAGGARPGPGVWDPNWDRREPLSLINLRKRNVESGEEELASKLDHYKAKATRHIFLIRHSQYHVDGSLEKDRTLTPLGREQAELTGLRLASLGLKFNKIVHSSMTRAIETTDIISRHLPGVCKVSTDLLREGAPIEPDPPVSHWKPEAVYYEDGARIEAAFRNYIHRADARQEEDSYEIFICHANVIRYIVCRALQFPPEGWLRLSLNNGSITHLVIRPNGRVALRTLGDTGFMPPDKITRS encoded by the exons ATGGCGTTCCGGCAGGCGCTGCAGCTGGCGGCCTGCGGGCTGGCAGGGGGCTCGGCCGCCGTGCTCTTCTCGGCCGTGGCGGTAGGGAAGCCGCGCGCGGGCGGGGACGCGGAGCCACGCCCGGCTGAGCCGCCGGCCTGGGCGGGGGGCGCGCGGCCGGGCCCCGGCGTCTGGGACCCCAACTGGGACAG GCGAGAACCGCTGTCTCTGATCAACCTGCGGAAGAGGAATGTGGAATCTGGGGAAGAAGAGCTGGCGTCCAAGCTGGACCACTACAAAGCCAAGGCCACACGGCACATCTTCCTCATCAGGCACTCCCAGTACCATGTGGATGGCTCCCTGGAGAAGGACCGCACTCTGACCCCGCTGG GTCGGGAGCAGGCTGAACTCACTGGGCTCCGCCTCGCAAGCTTGGGGTTGAAGTTTAATAAAATCGTCCATTCCTCTATGACGCGCGCCATAGAGACCACTGATATCATCAGCCGGCACCTGCCAG GCGTCTGCAAAGTCAGCACAGACCTGCTGCGGGAAGGCGCCCCCATCGAGCCAGACCCGCCTGTGTCTCACTGGAAGCCAGAAGCTGTG TATTACGAAGACGGAGCCCGGATCGAGGCCGCCTTCCGGAACTACATCCACCGTGCAGATGCCAGGCAGGAGGAGGACAGTTATGAGATCTTTATTTGTCACGCCAACGTCATCCGCTACATCGTATGCAG AGCGCTGCAGTTCCCTCCCGAAGGCTGGCTCCGGCTATCCCTTAACAACGGCAGCATCACCCACCTGGTGATCCGACCCAATGGCCGAGTTGCGCTCAGGACCCTCGGGGACACGGGGTTCATGCCTCCCGACAAGATCACCCGGTCGTGA